Proteins found in one Mixophyes fleayi isolate aMixFle1 chromosome 8, aMixFle1.hap1, whole genome shotgun sequence genomic segment:
- the TOB2 gene encoding protein Tob2 translates to MHLEIKVALNFIISYLYNKLPRRRADLFGEELERLLKGKYDGHWYPEKPLKGSGYRCVHIGETVDPVVEQAARRSGLNIEDVRANVPEELSVWIDPFEVSYQIGEKGTVKVLYLEDVESSTELDKEIKSSFNPEAQAFIPITNQETSLSNSPSPSFGKSPSPTFIPRATQPITFTTATFAATKFGSTKMKKGGQRMARSPTNILAKHKGLSLSMHSLNFSPAQGAPSQLSPNAKEFVFSGPPGLFFDGDSQNLPSPGQFASPFTTGSSLFNEKSPFVDGLNFSLSYPSQPFQPVVLAN, encoded by the coding sequence ATGCATCTTGAGATCAAGGTCGCCTTGAATTTTATTATTTCGTACCTGTACAATAAGCTTCCTAGAAGAAGAGCTGACCTATTTGGGGAAGAGTTGGAGAGGCTTTTAAAGGGCAAATATGATGGTCACTGGTACCCAGAAAAACCACTAAAGGGCTCTGGCTATCGTTGCGTTCACATTGGGGAGACTGTTGATCCAGTGGTAGAGCAAGCAGCTCGCAGAAGTGGACTCAACATAGAAGATGTAAGAGCGAATGTACCTGAAGAGCTGAGTGTGTGGATTGATCCATTTGAAGTATCTTACCAAATTGGGGAAAAGGGAACAGTAAAAGTATTGTACCTAGAAGATGTTGAAAGCAGCACGGAGCTGGACAAGGAGATAAAGAGTAGCTTCAATCCTGAGGCACAAGCCTTCATCCCAATCACTAATCAAGAGACCTCCCTGTCTAACTCCCCATCTCCATCCTTTGGCAAGTCTCCAAGCCCCACTTTCATCCCTCGTGCCACCCAGCCCATTACCTTCACTACTGCCACATTTGCAGCCACCAAATTTGGCTCAACAAAGATGAAGAAAGGTGGTCAGCGCATGGCAAGATCGCCCACCAATATTCTGGCGAAGCACAAGGGTCTCTCTCTATCCATGCATTCACTGAACTTCAGTCCTGCCCAGGGAGCTCCATCCCAGCTTTCTCCAAATGCCAAGGAGTTTGTCTTTAGTGGGCCACCAGGGCTCTTTTTTGATGGGGATAGCCAGAACCTTCCAAGCCCTGGCCAATTTGCCTCTCCCTTCACCACTGGGAGCAGCCTGTTCAATGAGAAATCCCCTTTTGTTGATGGATTGAACTTCAGCCTTTCCTACCCAAGCCAACCTTTCCAACCTGTTGTCCTGGCTAATTGA